In one window of Pseudodesulfovibrio sediminis DNA:
- a CDS encoding ribonucleoside triphosphate reductase, with protein sequence MPSQIMKRDGRLETWSTDRIAQAIFKALSASGIKDPLLGKRLARKVEKKLSDREIPEQEHVQNMVEQVLMEARQYDIAKKYILYREKRRQLRSQKEAYLDIKDVIDTYLDQADWRVNENANMTHSFQGLMLHLSGTVQARYALEKYPEEIRLAHEHGYFHIHDLSFGLAGYCAGWSLRDLLLEGFNLEGRASAGPAKHFDTALGQMNNFLGTLQNEWAGAQAFNNVDTYLAPFIREDGLNYSQVRQCMQKFVFNLNTTSRWGGQSPFTNLSFDLVAPKHIAKEPIIMGGKYDDELTYGDFQEEMDMINQAYIEVMLEGDHQDRIFSFPIPTYNVTEDFPWESEIGDKLMQLTAKYGVPYFQNFISSDLNPEDVRSMCCRLQMDLRELRTKTGGLFGAGDLTGSIGVVTLNLPKLAYLAQSEDEFLELVEEYAEMAKESLEYKRKVINANLEAGMFPWSKRYLKNGYKGHFSTIGLLGGHEACLNLIGKGIETEGGVRLMRRTLNHLRRVTSRFQEETGSLYNLEATPAEGTSYRLAKIDKSLYADIQTQGNGTPYYTNSTQLPVGISEDVLYALEHQNQLQPLYTGGTVFHTFLGEAVTDPASLRNFILKAFTKTKIPYVSVTPTFSICKEHGYILGEHFECPTCGNEAEVYTRIVGYYRPVSRWNKGKQAEYTDRVVFSDCLCN encoded by the coding sequence ATGCCAAGCCAAATCATGAAGAGAGACGGCCGGCTGGAAACGTGGTCAACTGACCGCATCGCCCAAGCCATTTTCAAAGCCCTCAGCGCCAGCGGGATCAAAGACCCGCTTCTTGGCAAACGCCTTGCCCGCAAGGTCGAAAAGAAACTCTCCGACCGGGAAATCCCTGAGCAGGAGCACGTCCAGAACATGGTCGAGCAGGTGCTGATGGAGGCGCGCCAGTACGATATCGCCAAAAAGTACATACTCTACCGCGAAAAACGCCGTCAGCTCAGAAGCCAGAAAGAAGCCTACCTCGACATCAAGGACGTCATCGACACCTACCTTGATCAGGCGGACTGGCGTGTGAACGAAAACGCCAACATGACCCACTCCTTCCAGGGACTCATGCTGCACCTCTCCGGCACTGTACAGGCACGCTATGCTCTGGAAAAGTACCCCGAAGAAATTCGCCTTGCCCACGAACACGGCTATTTCCATATACATGATCTTTCCTTTGGTCTGGCCGGATACTGCGCGGGCTGGTCCCTGCGCGACCTGCTGCTGGAGGGCTTCAACCTGGAAGGCCGCGCCTCTGCCGGTCCTGCCAAGCATTTCGATACCGCCCTCGGACAGATGAACAACTTCCTGGGCACACTGCAGAATGAATGGGCCGGCGCTCAGGCATTCAACAACGTGGACACGTATCTGGCACCCTTTATCAGGGAAGACGGGCTGAATTACTCGCAGGTCCGCCAGTGCATGCAGAAATTCGTGTTCAACCTGAACACCACTTCCCGCTGGGGCGGCCAGTCTCCGTTCACCAACCTCTCGTTTGACCTGGTGGCGCCCAAGCACATCGCGAAAGAACCCATCATCATGGGTGGAAAATACGACGATGAGCTGACGTATGGTGATTTCCAGGAAGAGATGGACATGATCAACCAGGCCTATATAGAGGTCATGCTTGAAGGCGATCACCAAGACCGCATCTTCTCGTTCCCCATTCCGACATACAACGTCACCGAAGACTTCCCCTGGGAATCCGAGATCGGCGACAAGCTGATGCAGCTCACCGCCAAATACGGCGTGCCCTATTTCCAGAACTTCATCAGCTCGGATCTCAACCCCGAGGATGTGCGCTCCATGTGCTGCCGTCTCCAGATGGACTTGCGCGAACTGCGTACCAAGACCGGCGGTCTGTTCGGTGCGGGCGACCTGACCGGTTCCATCGGTGTGGTCACCCTGAACCTGCCCAAGCTCGCCTACCTGGCCCAGTCCGAAGACGAGTTCCTTGAGCTGGTCGAAGAATATGCCGAGATGGCCAAGGAATCCCTTGAGTACAAGCGCAAAGTGATCAACGCCAACCTCGAAGCGGGCATGTTCCCGTGGTCCAAGCGGTACCTCAAAAACGGGTACAAGGGGCACTTCTCCACCATCGGCCTGCTCGGAGGACACGAAGCCTGTCTGAATCTCATCGGCAAAGGCATCGAAACCGAAGGCGGCGTTCGTCTCATGCGCCGCACCCTGAATCATCTGCGGCGTGTCACTTCCCGTTTTCAGGAAGAAACAGGCTCTCTGTACAACCTCGAAGCCACTCCGGCCGAAGGCACCAGCTACCGCCTGGCCAAAATCGACAAGTCGCTTTACGCCGATATCCAGACGCAGGGCAACGGCACCCCATACTACACCAACTCAACCCAGTTGCCCGTGGGCATCTCCGAAGACGTGCTGTACGCGCTGGAGCACCAGAACCAGCTTCAGCCGCTCTACACCGGCGGCACCGTGTTCCACACCTTCCTGGGTGAAGCGGTCACCGATCCGGCATCTCTGAGAAACTTCATCCTCAAGGCGTTCACCAAAACCAAGATTCCCTATGTCTCGGTTACGCCCACCTTCTCCATCTGCAAGGAGCACGGGTACATTCTGGGTGAACACTTCGAGTGCCCAACCTGCGGAAACGAAGCCGAAGTGTACACCCGAATTGTCGGGTACTATCGCCCGGTTTCGCGCTGGAACAAAGGCAAACAGGCCGAATACACAGACAGAGTCGTATTCAGTGACTGCCTTTGTAATTAG
- a CDS encoding D-sedoheptulose 7-phosphate isomerase — translation MSERALKKVMDHASAGLAARKAFFDTKAELIVEIARAMAVCLAGGGKVMFCGNGGSAADSQHLAAEFTNRFKLERPPLPGLALTTDTSALTAIGNDYSFDEVFSKQLLALGRPGDMLVGFSTSGTSTNVIRAMREAKRNEIVTVGMTGQSGAEMASVSDFLVTVPSGDTPVIQEIHIAAGHMMCHLVDHFLFEAVSELTPYLPDAVG, via the coding sequence ATGTCTGAAAGAGCATTGAAGAAAGTTATGGATCATGCCTCTGCAGGGCTGGCAGCCCGCAAGGCCTTTTTTGATACAAAAGCGGAACTTATTGTCGAGATTGCCAGGGCCATGGCCGTGTGTCTCGCGGGTGGCGGCAAGGTCATGTTCTGCGGCAACGGAGGCTCTGCTGCCGACAGTCAACATCTGGCTGCCGAGTTTACCAATCGTTTCAAGTTGGAGCGTCCCCCGCTGCCGGGTTTGGCGCTGACCACCGATACGTCCGCGTTGACGGCTATCGGCAATGACTACAGTTTTGACGAGGTCTTTTCCAAGCAGCTTCTCGCCCTTGGGCGTCCCGGTGATATGCTGGTCGGCTTTTCCACTTCCGGTACGTCGACCAATGTGATTCGGGCCATGCGGGAAGCCAAGCGCAATGAGATCGTGACCGTGGGCATGACAGGACAATCCGGTGCCGAGATGGCTTCGGTTTCCGATTTTCTCGTTACCGTGCCTTCCGGCGACACGCCGGTCATTCAGGAGATCCACATTGCCGCAGGGCACATGATGTGTCATCTCGTGGATCATTTCCTGTTTGAGGCTGTTTCCGAGTTGACCCCGTATCTGCCGGATGCCGTGGGATAA
- a CDS encoding anaerobic ribonucleoside-triphosphate reductase activating protein: MSKEPAGVWNYVRGFENLSLCDWPGRSTCIIFLGGCNLHCPTCHNFELAWDMNALPPMDPVRIKAYIRDRAGWLDGITVTGGEPTIVPGVAELLFEIKKFGLPIKMDTNGMRPEVIKELLEYKLVDAFAVDIKGPWYKYPSLTGNAVSEIAAQANLARIFELAKANPEAFYFRTTQVPDLTDKDLAIAQAYLPLGYELTIQKFVPPRRKPEHAKPNHEERRPAGNVVN; the protein is encoded by the coding sequence ATGTCAAAAGAACCCGCAGGGGTCTGGAACTATGTTCGCGGCTTTGAAAATCTGAGTCTCTGCGATTGGCCTGGCCGATCCACCTGCATCATCTTTCTTGGCGGCTGCAACTTACACTGCCCGACATGTCACAATTTCGAACTCGCCTGGGACATGAACGCACTGCCCCCCATGGACCCCGTTCGCATCAAGGCTTACATCCGCGACCGCGCAGGTTGGCTGGACGGGATAACTGTCACGGGTGGCGAACCGACCATCGTCCCCGGAGTGGCAGAACTGCTTTTCGAGATCAAGAAATTCGGCCTGCCGATCAAGATGGACACCAACGGCATGCGACCGGAAGTGATCAAGGAACTCCTTGAGTACAAGCTGGTTGATGCGTTCGCCGTTGATATCAAGGGGCCGTGGTACAAATATCCGTCCCTGACAGGCAATGCTGTTTCCGAAATAGCGGCACAAGCCAATCTCGCCCGCATTTTCGAACTGGCCAAAGCCAACCCCGAAGCCTTTTATTTCCGCACAACACAGGTTCCCGACCTGACAGATAAGGACCTTGCCATTGCCCAAGCGTATCTGCCTCTGGGATATGAGCTGACAATCCAAAAATTCGTACCCCCAAGGAGGAAGCCGGAGCATGCCAAGCCAAATCATGAAGAGAGACGGCCGGCTGGAAACGTGGTCAACTGA
- the purU gene encoding formyltetrahydrofolate deformylase, with product MTESKESTVRLLITCPDQPGIVAAVSGYLHKKNANIIHSDQHSTDPVGGRFFMRNEFFLPGLTMDGLDALRADFEKTVTTDFVMDWSLNPVWKPKKMVILCSKVDHALMELLWRWKRGDLEADISMVISNHPDLRESVENFVPFHHVPVGPTLRDKVAAEDTMIELMDGNIDLVVLARYMQILTPDFVNKYTGKIINIHHSFLPAFVGADPYRRAHQRGVKLIGATAHYVTEKLDEGPIIEQDVIRVTHSHDIDDLKRLGGDIERHVLARAVKWHLEDRVIVDGNKTIVFRR from the coding sequence ATGACCGAATCAAAAGAATCAACTGTCAGGCTGCTGATCACCTGCCCGGACCAACCTGGTATCGTGGCCGCAGTCAGCGGATATCTACATAAGAAAAACGCCAACATCATTCACTCGGACCAGCATTCAACCGACCCGGTAGGCGGTCGCTTCTTCATGCGTAATGAGTTTTTTCTGCCTGGCCTGACCATGGATGGACTGGATGCCTTGCGTGCTGATTTCGAAAAAACAGTGACCACGGATTTCGTCATGGATTGGAGCCTGAATCCGGTCTGGAAACCCAAGAAGATGGTCATTCTCTGCTCCAAGGTGGACCATGCGCTCATGGAACTTCTGTGGCGCTGGAAGCGAGGCGATCTGGAGGCCGACATCTCCATGGTCATTTCCAACCACCCCGACCTGCGCGAATCCGTTGAAAATTTCGTTCCCTTCCACCACGTTCCCGTAGGACCGACACTGCGTGACAAAGTGGCAGCTGAGGACACCATGATCGAACTCATGGATGGCAACATCGACCTTGTTGTTCTGGCCCGGTACATGCAGATTCTGACACCGGACTTTGTCAACAAATACACGGGGAAGATCATAAACATCCACCACTCGTTCCTCCCTGCCTTCGTGGGCGCGGACCCGTACCGCAGGGCGCACCAGCGCGGAGTGAAACTCATCGGCGCGACCGCCCACTACGTCACGGAAAAACTGGATGAAGGCCCGATCATCGAACAGGATGTCATCCGCGTCACCCACAGCCACGACATTGACGACCTTAAACGACTCGGTGGCGACATCGAACGCCATGTACTTGCCCGTGCCGTTAAATGGCACCTCGAAGACAGGGTCATTGTGGACGGCAACAAGACCATCGTCTTTCGCCGTTAA
- a CDS encoding DUF3592 domain-containing protein, which produces MVYLSSSPIKRTRAQKILRLIVGVIAVSLILWALYSIPYDILREERARLYGEIVTSGQVLEVRTDVTPRYPEARLVIRYTYVDPDGFARFAEARIPDSQWQKFQPGAVIEVIYGRTQPALVRVPGEVEPRFQVWLRELIN; this is translated from the coding sequence ATGGTTTATCTGTCGAGTTCACCCATCAAGCGCACTCGGGCGCAGAAAATCCTTCGACTCATTGTTGGAGTGATTGCCGTTTCACTCATTCTGTGGGCTCTTTACTCCATTCCATACGATATCCTGCGCGAAGAGCGGGCCAGGTTATACGGTGAAATCGTGACGTCCGGTCAGGTCCTGGAGGTGCGGACAGATGTCACACCCCGATATCCCGAAGCCAGGCTTGTCATCCGATATACATACGTTGACCCGGATGGCTTTGCTCGTTTTGCTGAGGCTCGAATACCTGATAGCCAATGGCAGAAGTTTCAGCCGGGGGCGGTTATCGAAGTTATCTACGGACGCACGCAACCCGCCCTGGTCAGAGTGCCGGGCGAAGTGGAACCCCGGTTCCAGGTCTGGCTTCGAGAACTGATTAATTAA